The following proteins come from a genomic window of Gossypium raimondii isolate GPD5lz chromosome 5, ASM2569854v1, whole genome shotgun sequence:
- the LOC105767840 gene encoding zinc finger protein CONSTANS-LIKE 1: MFGYPTFPRSSSEFLRDSLTSPDVMTSPLNFPLCPLNQLTVAESYDLVSEAIHSSGSSSSSSSSGSYNSPSSQLSCCTQKQGFLQRSVSSHSLQNKGFPCYFTSSLSEFVDSGSGPVRRAFSTGDLEQGRQSGGRRSESPLSTESSANDIIEGMNRTYRYSPEEKKERIERYRSKRNLRNFTKKIKYTCRKTLADSRPRIRGRFARNEEIEKDVAQVEWSHHIHIGGHHEEDDDENWVNFLDSLSANLINP, from the exons ATGTTTGGATACCCAACATTCCCACGCTCCTCCTCGGAGTTTCTGAGAGACTCCCTGACGTCTCCCGACGTCATGACATCGCCGTTAAACTTCCCATTATGTCCGCTAAATCAACTCACAGTGGCCGAGTCATACGACTTGGTAAGCGAGGCGATTCACAGCAGcggcagcagcagcagcagcagcagtaGCGGGAGTTACAACTCGCCGAGTTCGCAATTGAGTTGCTGCACCCAGAAACAGGGTTTCTTGCAGAGGAGCGTCAGTAGCCATTCCCTTCAAAACAAAGGGTTTCCTTGTTACTTTACCTCAAGCCTTAGCGAGTTTGTTGACTCTGGTTCCGGTCCGGTTAGGAGAGCTTTTAGCACCGGTGATTTGGAGCAG GGGCGGCAGAGTGGCGGTCGGCGGTCGGAGAGTCCATTGTCGACTGAGAGCAGTGCGAATGACATAATTGAAGGAATGAACAGAACGTACCGCTACAGTCctgaggaaaagaaagaaaggattgAAAGATACCGATCCAAAAGAAACCTGAGGAACTTCACCAAGAAAATCAAG tATACATGTAGGAAAACATTGGCAGACAGCAGGCCAAGAATCCGAGGACGGTTTGCAAGgaatgaagaaattgaaaaggatGTTGCTCAAGTTGAATGGAGCCACCACATCCACATTGGTGGACatcatgaagaagatgatgatgagaaTTGGGTCAATTTTCTGGATTCACTCTCTGCAAATCTTATTAATccttaa